A segment of the Micromonospora sediminicola genome:
ACTCTCTCCCTGCTCGGGCTGCTGCGGCACATGGCCGAGGTGGAGCGCACCTGGTTCCGCCGGGTCATCGCCGCCGAGGACGTGCCGCTGATCTGGTCGGAGACCGGCGACTTCCAGGCGGCGTACGACGTGCGGGAGGCCGACGGCGCGCAGGCGTGGGAGGCGTGGCGGCGGGAGGTCGCGCACGCCCGCCGCATCGAGCGGGAGGCCGAGTCGCTGGACGTGACCGGCCACCAGGCCCGGTGGGGCGAGGACGTGTCGCTGCGCCTGGTGATGCTGCACATGATCCACGAGTACGCGCGGCACAACGGCCACGCCGACCTGATCCGCGAGGCCGTCGACGGCACCGTCGGCGCGTAAGGCCGGGCCCCCTGTTAACGCCTCCGGTAGAGGAGGGGCCCCCTTTTAACACGTCGATCACCGTGCGCGGGACCGAGGTCCCGCGCACCGGGCCCTCCGGCCCTGCCCCCGCCCACCGCCGCGGAGAAGCGTGGGAGGTGACAACGGCGTGAGGAGGAGCCATGAAGGCACTCGTGTACGGCGGGCCGGGCGAGAAGTCCTGGTCCGAGATCCCGGACCCCACCGTCGCCGGCCCCCGCGACGCGATCGTCCGGGTCGACGCGGTCACCATCTGCGGGACCGACCTGCACATCCTCGGCGGTGACGTGCCCGAGGTCCAGCCGGGCCGGGTGCTCGGCCACGAGGCGGTCGGCACGGTCGTGGCGGTCGGTGACGGCGTCGCCAACCTCACCGAGGGCGACCGGGTCCTCGCCTCCTGCATCTCCGCGTGCGGCGTGTGCCGCTACTGCCGCGAGGGCGTCTACGGGCAGTGCCTCGGCGGCGGCGGATGGATCCTCGGGCACACCGTCGACGGCGTGCAGGCCGAGTACGCGCGTATCCCGTTCGCCGACCTGTCCACCTACCGGCTGCCCGAGACGGTCTCCGACGAGGCCGCCGTGCTGCTGGCCGACATCCTGCCCACCTCCTACGAGGTCGGCGTGCTCAACGGCGGGGTGCGCCCCGGCGACACCGTGGTGGTCGTCGGCGCCGGCCCGATCGGCCTGGCCGCGATTCAGACCGCCCGGCTCTTCTCGCCCACCCACGTCATCGCCGTGGACAAGGCGCAGAGTCGGCTCGACGCGGCCAAGCGGTTCGGCGCCGACCTGACCGTCCTCGCCGACGACGACCCGCTCGAGGTGGTCCGTTCGGTCACCGCCGGACTCGGCGCGGACGTGGCCATCGAGGCGGTCGGGGTGCCGGCCAGCTTCGAGCTGTGCACCACGCTGGTCCGTGCCGGCGGACGGGTGGCCAACATCGGCGTGCACGGTGCGCCGGCCACGCTGCACCTGGAGCGGCTGTGGATCCGCGACGTCACCATCACCACCGGCCTGGTCGACACCCGCACCACGCCGAAGCTGCTGGACATGCTGGTCGCCGGACAGCTCGACACCGCGCACATGGTGACCCACCGGTACGCGCTCGACCAGATCGTCGAGGCGTACGACGTGTTCTCCCGCCCGGCCGAGACCGGCGCGCTCAAGGTCGTGCTGACCCGTCGCTGAGGGAGGTGCCCGATGACCCCACGAACCAGGTGGACCCTGGCCGGGCTGGCCGCCATGGCGGTGGCGGCGGTGGTCGCGTACCCGGTGCGGGTGCGCCGACCGCGACGAGCCCGGCGGTGAGCCCACCGTGCCGCGTCCCCGGCCGCGCGCCGGGGGCGCGGCACGCCGGTCAGGGCCGGCGCAGCGGCAGCCAGGCCAGCACGTCCTGGATCCGGGCGTCCCAGTAACCCCACTCGTGGTCGCCGGGACCGAAGTCGACGGTGAGCGGCACCCCGCGTCGCCGGGCGGCGTCGACGAACCGGACGTTGTCCTCGTGGAGGAAGTCCTCGGTGCCGCAGGCGACGTAGAGCGCCGGCAGGTCGGCGCCGGCCCGGTCCAGCAGGCCCACCGTGTCGTCGTGCTTCGGCGCCGGCTGGTCTCCCCACACGGTGTGCCACACCGCCGGGTCGACCGGCCGGGTCGGGTGGTCCCGCCGGCGCACCACGTCGAGCGCCCCGGAGAGGCTGGCCGCCGCGGCGAACCGGTCCGGGTGGCGCAGCGCCCACTTCACCGCGCCGTAGCCGCCCATGGACAGGCCCGCGACGAACGTGTCCTCGCGCCGGGCGGAGAGGCGGAAGAACGATCGGCACACCTCGGGCAGCTCCTCGGTGAGGAACGTCCAGTACCGGTTGCCGTGCGCCTCGTCGCAGTAGAAGCTCCGCTGCACCTGCGGCATCACCACGGCCAGGCCGAGCGGGGCGACGTAGCGCTCGATCGAGGTGCGCCGGGTCCAGACCGTGTCGTCGTCGGTCAGGCCGTGCAGCAGGTAGAGCACCGGCGGGTCGCCGTCGGTCACGGCGCCCGGCATGCCGATGCCGGCCGCGCCCGCATCGGGCAGCAGCACGGTCATCGAGGTGCCCATGCCGAGGGCTGCGGAGAAGAAGTCACACCTGATCCGGGCCATGAGCCGGCAGCGTACCCCCGGCGGGGGACCGGAGGGGCCCGACGGAGTTCGGATCGACCGTTCCTATTGCCCTGGGCGGTCGGTCGGGACAGGATGGCCATGCGTGCCGGAAACATGACCGTAACCTGCACGCGCTGCTGGTCTCTGTCACGAGGAAGTGGGAGTCAGTCATGAGCGACGTCTCGGCGGCACTGGGTGTGCGCCTCTACCCGGACCTGGTCGAGCCCGGCGGTCTGGCTCCCGCGCTCGCGCAGACCGCGACCGCCCACCAGCTCGAGGTCGGCCGGGTCACCGCCCCCGAGCAGGGGCGCAGCCGGTTCACCTGCGCCGAGATGACCTCCGACCGGGGCGTCGTCTGCGTCAGCCTCGGCGCTCAGGCCCGCTACTTCATGATCGACCTGCGGGTGGACGGCGAGGTCCAGGCCCGGGGCGACGCCACCGACCTGCTCCAGGTCGCGCAGGTGGCCGCCGCCTGGCGGGCCGGCACCACGCTCGCCGAGCTGACCGCCCGCTACCCGTTCATGGAGGAGATGAGGCGCCACCCGGTGGCGCACGCCGGCTAGGGGCGACCGGTTCCGCCGCCCGCGTCGGCTAACGTGTCGCCGTGGAGCACACGGCCCGACTGATCACCCGGAGCTGCACCACCGGTTGGGCGGACTGGATCCACGGTGAACTCTGGTTGTTGCCGCACCTGCTGGTGCGCCGTCGGCTGAGCCTTCGGGAGACCCGCGCGCACGCCAACGGGCGGACGGTTCCGCACCCGCTGCCCGAGGTGCCGGCGTCGACCCTGGATCTGGCCGCCGTCGTCGCCGCCCACCCCTCCAACAAGGTCCTGGCGCTGGACGACGTGACCGGGGCCCGCCTGCACCGGGGGGTCCTCAGTGACCGGCTGGCGCTGACGATGCGCGACGGTGGCCGCCACAAACTGCTCTGGCTCCGGGTCGATCCCGCGTGCGAGGTGTTGGGCGCCGTGCTCGCCGAGTCGCTGGGCGACCGTCTCCGGCGGGACTGACCGCGCGGATATCGGGTTGCCGCCATGTCCGCAGCGCCCGTACCGTGAGCGGGCATCGTCGACCTGATCCACCCGGGGGAGCCCACCGTGTCGCAGCAGAATCGCACCCGAGCCGAGCGGCCCGCGCCGCGCGGTGGTGCCCTGCTGTCCGAACCGGGCACGTGCCGCCGCCGTCGGCAGTGGCAACCAGGGTGGTGGCGCGTCTAGCGCCGGCGCGACGATCCGCGCGAACCGCCCGCCCCCAGACCGGAGCCGGGCGGTTCTCCGTGTCCGGGGCACCTTCGAGACGGCGTCGGCCGTCCCGGGGCCGTTGGAGCAACTGGCAGCTCACCCGGTTCTCAGCCGGGAGGCTACGGGTTCGAGTCCCGTACGGCCTACGTCAGACGGACACGAGCAAGGAGACGACGATGGGTTTCACCCCGCTGGCCGGTACCCGGGCGCCGGTCCGGGTCTGGACCGACCCGTACACGATCGAGGCGCAGGCGGCCCGGCAGCTGCGCAACATCGGCGCGCTGCCCTGGGTGCACGGCGTCGCGGTGATGCCGGACGTGCACTTCGGCAAGGGCGCGACGGTCGGGTCGGTGATCGCCATGCGGCAGGCGGTGTCGCCGGCCGCGGTCGGCGTCGACATCGGCTGCGGCATGTCCGCGGTGCGTACCTCGCTGACCGCTGTCGACCTGCCCGACGACCTCGCGTCGCTGCGCTCCGCGATCGAGGCGGCGATCCCGGTCGGCTTCGCGATGCGCGAGGACGCGGTGGACCCGCGCCGGATCCGCGGTCTGGAGCAGGCCGGCTGGGACGACTTCTGGCGCCGGTTCGGCACGCTCGACCGGAAGGTGGCCCAGCTCGAGACCCGGGCGCGGCGTCAGCTGGGCACGCTCGGCGGCGGCAACCACTTCATCGAGGTCTGCCTGGAGCAGGGCGGCCCGGACGACGGTCGGGTCTGGCTGATGCTGCACTCCGGGTCCCGCAACATCGGCAAGGAGCTGGCCGAGCGGCACATGGCGGTGGCGCGCGGGCTGCCGCACAACACCGACCTGCCCGACCGGGACCTCGCGGTGTTCCTCGCCGGCACGCCGGAGATGGAGGCCTACCGCCGGGACCTGTGGTGGGCGCAGGAGTACGCCCGGCGCAACCGGGCCGTGATGCTCGCCCTGCTCTGCCAGGTGGTCCGGGAGGCGTTCCCGCGGGTGGGTTACGACGAGCCGATCTCCTGCCACCACAACTACGTGGCGGAGGAGAGCTACGACGGGGTGGACGTGCTGGTGACGCGGAAGGGTGCGATCCGGGCCGGCCGGGGGGACCTGGGCATCATCCCCGGCTCGATGGGCACCGGCTCGTACATCGTGCGCGGCAGGGGCAACCCCGACGCGTACTGCTCGGCGTCGCACGGCGCCGGCCGGCGGATGTCGCGGGGGCAGGCGAAGCGGACGTACAGCACGGAGGACCTGGCCGCGCAGACGGCCGGGGTGGAGTGCCGCAAGGACGCCGGGGTGGTCGACGAGATTCCCGGCGCGTACAAGGACATCACCCAGGTGATGGCCCAGCAGGACGACCTGGTCGAGGTGGTCGCCCACCTCAAGCAGGTCGTCTGCGTGAAGGGCTGAGCGGAGGGGCCGGCGTCGAGGGGGCGCCGGCCCTACCGGGCGCGGCGGCGCAGGCGTACGCCGATGGCGACCGCGCCGATGACGAGCAGCGCGGACAGCAGTTGCAGGCCGGGGGAGTCGTCGGCCTCGCCGTACACGAGGCCGGCGACGCCGAGCGCGACGGCCAGCAGCGCGACGGCGGCGAGCAGCGGTCTCACGGCTCCTCCCCGTCCTCGACGTATTCGAGCAGGTCGCCGGGCTGGCAGCCGAGCACCCGGCACATGGCCTCCAACGTGCTGAACCGGACCGCCTTGGCGCGGCCGTTCTTCAGCACCGCGACGTTGGCCGGGGTCAGCCCGACCCGCTCGGCGAACTCGCCGACGCTCATCTTGCGCTTGGCCAGCTCGACGTCGATGCGGACCACGATGGGCATCAGATCACCGCTTCCATGTCGGTGCGCAACGTCGTGGCCTGCCGCAGCAGCGCGCGCATCACGACCATCAGCAGCCCCAGCACGCTGACGCCGGTGGTCAGCAGGAACAGCAGCAGCGGCAGCCCCGGGTCGTCGGCGTGGAAGCCGACGTAGAGGAAGACGCCCACCAGCACCACCCAGGCGGCGGCGATCGCCCAGACGATCCCGTCGACCCAGGCCAGGGACGCCGGGGTGAAGATCCGGTCGTTCTTGACCAGGGTGAGCAGCTGCCAGGTGCAGACGATCACCACCTGCACGCAGAGCACCCAGAAGATGGTCACGGCGGTGGCCGGCCACCTCAGGTACGCCATGTCCGGGTCCTCCCGCGCCATGTGCGCGAACTGCCCGGGCAGGGACATGGTCTGGAACAGGACCAGGATCCCGAACAGCAGGACGAGGAAGGCGCGGAGAGGTGTCACCGCGCGTTGCGCTGTCAACATGCATCGACTATCGCGCGGAAGCTATCGAAAGTCAATCGGTACCGTGCGGTAGGCGCTTGCGGGTGAGATAGAGGGGCAGCCAGGTCAGCGCGGCGCCGGCCGCCCCGACCCAGAGCGGGGCGCGTGGCCCGGCGTACTGGCCCAGCAGGCCGGCGAGCCCGGCGCCGACCGCGATCGCGCCGGTCAGGAGGAACCGGAACGTGGCGTTCATCCGGCCGAGCAGCCGGTCCGGGGTCACCCGCTGCCGCAGACTCACCCCGATGACGTTGCCGATGCCGGTCCGCCACGCCAGGGCCAGCCAGCCGAACCCGGCCAACCACAGCCAGGGTCCGTGGTCGACCAGCGCCACCAGCGCGCCGGCCGGCGCGACCAGCAGGCCGGGCAGCCACAGCGCGCGTCCGGCGCCGATCCGGGCCGCCAGCGGGCGGGCGGTCACCGCGCCGAGCAGCGCCCCGACCCCGCCGACGCCGAGGAAGAGGCCGAGCGCGCCGGCGTCCAGCCGCAGCTCACGCAGGAAGACCACCGGCAGCATGGTGGTCATCAGGTTCACCGTGAGGTTGATGCCGGCCAGGGAGACGGCGAGTGGGCGCAGTACGCCTCCGCCGAGCACGTGTCGCACTCCCTCGCCCAGCTCCCGGCCGAAGCCACCGGCCGGCCGCTTCCCCACCGGGGCCGTCACGGGACGGATCCGGCTCAGCGCCAGCGCGGCGAGCAGGTGGGTGACCGCGTTCAGGGCCAGCGCGAAGGGCGCGCCGAGCGCCTGCACCAGCAGGCCGCCGAGCCCTCGGCCGCCGATCTGGACCACGGCGTTGGTGGTCATCAGCAGCGAGTTCGCCGCGACCAGGCGCTCGCGGCCGATCAGCTCCGGCAGGACGCTCTGCGCCGCCACGTCGCCGAAGACGGTGGCGACGCCGACGAGCAGCACCACCGCGTACAGCTGGCCGAGCGTCAGGGCATCCGCCCACCAGGCGAGCGGGACCGAGGCGTAGAGCACCGCGCGGGTTCCGCCGGCGGCCACCAGCACGGTCCGTCGGGGGGTCCGGTCGACCCACACTCCGGCGGGCAGCCCGATCAGCAGGAACGCGGCGGTGCCGAGCACCGCCAACAGACCGACCTGACCGGGCGTGGCGGCCAGCGCCACCACGGCCAGCACCGGTATCGCCAGGTAGCCCACCTGGAAGCCGACGCTCTCGGTGAGGCTGGCCGCGTAGACGTAGCGGAAGGCGCGGGGCCAACGGGTGGACGAGACGGAGGTGGTCGCGGTCATGCCAGGACCCTGTCCGGCACCTCGGACGACGGTCGATAATTCTGAGCCTGGTCGAATGCGGGAGGCGCCGGTGCTGCGGGTCGCGTTGGGAGTGCGGGACCTTGCCGGGGTGCGCTTCGCGATCTCGCCGCTCTGGGAGGTCGTCGCGAGCGTCCGGGCGCTGCGGTCGCCCGAGTCCTTCCCCGCCCACCAGCTCTGGCGCGACCAGGTCGCGCCGCGCCTGGCCGGCGTCGACTGGCGCCTGCTCGCCGACCTGGTGCCGGTGCCCACCGTGGTGATCCCGGGCTTCGTCTGCCCGGCGCCGCCGGCCGCGCTGCCGGAGCTGGAGACGGAACTGACCGCCCTCGTGGCCACCCCACCGGACCTGGTGCGCGCCGGGTTGGCCGAGCTACCGCCGACCCGCTCGCCCCGGCTCGCCGCCCTCCACGACGATCCGACGACCGGGCTCGCCCACCTCGCGTCGGTGATCGACGACTACGCCGCGGTGGCGATCGCCCCGTACTGGCCGCGGATGCGGACCCTGTTGGAGCGCGAGATCATGGTGGCCGCCGGGCGGATGGCCGCAGACGGGCTGCGCGGCCTCCTCGACGGGATCGACAGGCATGTGTCCTGGGACGACGGCACGCTGCGCGTCGACCACCTGACCCGGGCCGGTGCGGTCGATCTCGGCGGGCGTGGCCTGGTGCTCGTCCCGTCGGTCTTCGCCGGGGCGCGGGTCTGGTCCAACCTGACCGAGCGCCCGGCCCAACCGCTGCTGCGGTACCCGGCCGGCGCCGTCGGCACGCTCTGGGAGCGCAGCGTCGCCCCGCCGAGCACGGCGCTCGCCCGCGTGCTCGGCCGGACCCGCGCCGTCCTGCTGCACGAGCTGGCGGTGCCGGCGTCCACCACCGAGCTGGCCCGACGGCGAGGGTTGAGCGCGGGCACGGTCTCCCACCATCTCACCGCGCTGCGCGATGCCGGCCTGGTCGGCACGCACCGGGCGGGGCGGTTCCTGCTGTACGCCCGGACCGGATCGGGAGAGGCCCTGGTCGACGGCGCCGGACCGGGGTGACGTGGCTCAGCCGTACACCGGGTGTTCGGCCTGGAAGGCGAGCCGGCGGTCCGCGTCGGCGGCCAGTTCGGCGAGCACGTCGTCGAGCTCCAGGAACGTCTGCCAGCGTTCCTGGCCGGTGATGCCGGCGAGGCGGTCCACCACGAGCTGCTCCAGGTCGGTGACGCGGCGGCCCTTCCACACCTTGTCGGCGAGGCTGACCAGCAGGTCCTCCAGCTGCACCCCGGGCGAGTGCCAGGCGGCGTGGGTGACCGCGAAGCGGGCCCGCTCCTCGGGCACACCGAAGCGCAGCAGCAACTGGTAGCCGGCCTCCTCGTGCTCCGCGCCGGGGCCGGTCAGCTCGGCCGGGTGTTCGACCTTGCCGAGGTCGTGCACGGCCGCGCCGAACAGCACCGCCTGCCGGTCGAACGGCACCGCGGGGAAGCGGTCGGCGAACGCGGCGGTGAGGTGCCACGCGACGTCGTGCACCAGCCGCAGGTGCGCGCCGAGGCGCGGCGGCGCCGCCAGGGCGGCCAGCAGCTCGGTGGCCACGCCGGGCAGCGGGAGCAGCGGCGGGTCACCCGGGTCGGTCAGGGCGCGGTGCAGCGCGTCGGAGGTCACCGGGGCGAGGGTACCCGCCGCCCGGCCGGTCACCGTGCGTGATGACCGAGAGGCCGAAGGTGAATGGTCCACTCGTCCGATGCCGGAACGACTGTCCTCTCCGGAGGGTGGACGAGACTTCTACCACGGGGGTTCCTCATGACCGCAATGAACAGGCGCGCCCTGCTGCGTGCCGCCGCCCTGACCGGGGCGGCCGCCGCGACCGGCGTCGCCGGCGGGATCGCCGGCTCGCCCGCCGCCGCCGCCGAGATCGTGAACGGGCCGTGGATCGTCACCGGCCCGGGTGTGCTCCAGATCAACCGGGGCCGCACCACCCCGCAGGTCCTGCTGCCCGACGGCACCGACGCGACCGTCTCGCCGGACGGGCGTTACCTGGCCGTGGTCGACCAGAAGCCCGCTCCCATCTTCGACCCGGTCCTCAACCTGCACGATCGGGTGACCGGGCAGAGCCGCACCCTGATCACCGACCCCTTCGGCGCCCAATACGGGTGGCCGACCTGGTCACCCGACGGCACCGAGATCGCCATGGTCATCCGCAACACCACACTGGTCGCGGTGAACGTCGCCACCGGCGCCCGGCGGATCCTCGTCGAAGGCCACCGCATGTTGCGGCCCAACTGGTCCCGCGACGGCTCGATGATCGTGATGGAGTGGATCAGCCGCTCGGAAGGGCACCAGCTCCGGGCGCTGGAACTGGCCACCGGGAAGGTGCGCCGGGTCTACCAGCCCGAGCCGGGTGAGACCTTCGGCTGGCCGGTGTTCACGCCCGGGTCGAACCGCGTGGTGTTCAGCACCAACCGGTGGACCCGGGACGTGGAGATCGTCGGTGGGTCCCTCGGCTCGGTGCGCGTCGGCGGCACCGGCCTCAAGCGGCTGACCGACGAGCCCCGGGTGTTCCTGTCGCCGGTGTTCTCCCCGGACGGGCGCTACTGCGCCGCGCTGTCGGTGCCGCCCACGAACGAGTACCCGGACGGCGGCAACATCATCGTCTTCACCAGTGGCTTCGGCGAGCCGTGGTGGATCCCGGGCGACGAGTACGACGACAGCATGCGAGTGGACTGGGCGCGGGCGATCTGACGCCCGCCGGGACGCGGCGGCCGGCGTGCCGGCCGCCGCGTCCCCCGTGTCCGGGGTGGAGTTCCAGCCCGACGGCCGGCGGCGATGCGAGGCTGGAGGGCGGACGCCGCCGACGGGGCCGGGTCCGCCGTGGAGGGATGATGTCCGAGCCGCCGACCGGGACGTCGTCGCACCGCGCCCAGGCGCACGGCCGGCGCGCCAACCATCGCCGCTACCACGACGGCGCGGAGGTCGACGGGTACGTCGACGACCCGTACCACCGGGTGCGTCGCGCGGTCGCGGCCCGGCTGGTGACCGAGGGGGTGACCGGCGACGGGCCGGTGCTGGAACTCGGCTGCGGACCGCGCGGCATGCTCGACCCCACCGCACTGGCCGGCCCGCTCGTGCTCGCGGACGCGGCCGAGGCCGCGCTGGGCACCGCCCGGCGGGCGGCCGGCGGCCGGGCGGTGCCGGTCTGCCTGGACGCCACCCGGGGGCTGCCGTTCCGGGCCGGCAGCTTCGCCGGGCTGCTCGCCGGCGAGCTGATCGAGCACGTCTACGACCCCCTGGCGCTGCTGCGCGAGTGCCACCGCGTCCTGGCGCCGCACGGCCTGCTGGTGCTGACCACCCCGAACCTGGCGCCGGTGCAGGACCGGCTGGCGTTCCTCGCCGGGCGCGCGCCACGCCAGGTCGACCCCCTGCACCCCTACCTGTGGCTGCACATCCGTCCCTTCACCGCGTCGCTGCTGCGGCGGACGTTGCGCCGGGCCGGGTTCACGCCGCTGGCGATGCGTTCCAACGAGGTCGGCTGGCGGCTGCCCGGCGGGCGGTGGGTCGCCTCGCGGTGGCTGGCCCGGGCCGCGCCCGGCCTCGGCGGATCGCTCATCTGCGCGGCCCGTCGCGGCGGCGCACCGCCACCGCCCCGAAACGCGCCGTGATCGCGACATTGACAAAGGGCTATCATGGAGGTTCCGTCGTCGACCGGGGGATGTCATGACGCGCCTGTTCGCCTGGGTCGTCACCAATCTCGACGCGTTCATCGGCCTGCTGCTGGCCGTCACGGTGGCCGTGCTGGGCCTGACCAACACGGTCAGCCAGGACGTGGTCAACAGCGCCATCCTGCTGGTCCTCGGCCTGCTCGCCCAGGCGGTGCTGCGCGACCGTCTGCGCCGGCGGACCGCCGAGCAGCAGGTGCGTCAGGTCATGGTGGACACCCGGGACCGGCTCACCGACCTGGTGCCGCAGATGCGCGAGATCACCGGCCCCGAGGGCGCGCTGAACCGGGCCCGGGAGGCCATCGACAGCGTCTCCATGGTGCGGGTGCTGCACGGCAGCGAGGTCGGCCAGACGCTCGCCGAGGCCCGCCGGCACACCGACCGCTGGACCTTCAAGGGCGGCACCGGCACCTACCTGCGCGCGGTCACGTTGCCGGAGTGCCTGGAGCACGCGCGCCGCCGCAACGCCACCCTGACCGTCGCCGTCGAGATCATCGACCCGACCGACGAGGACGTCTGCGAGCGGTACGCGCGGTTCCGCCGCAGCCTCGACCCGGACGCGCCGGGGGAGCGGTGGACGGTCGACCGGACCCGCAAGGAGTCCTACGCGACGGTGCTCGCCGCCTGCTGGCACCTGCAGCGCTCCGGCCTGCTCACGGTCGAGGTCCGGCTCTCCGCCCAGATGACCACGTTCCGCTACGACCTCTCCTCCTCCTGTGTGGTGATCACCCAGGAGAACCCGCAGACCCCGGCGCTGCGCATCGACCGGGGCGAGCTCTACTACAACCGGTTCAACATCGAACTCGACTACAGCCGCAAGCAGAGCCGGCGGGTGCCGATCGAGGCGGCCGGTCAGGTCAAGCTCGACGACGAGCCGTCGGTCGAGCAGGTACGCCGGCTGTTCGCCGCACTCGGGCTGACGCTGCCCCGGTCCTTCGGCGACCGCGAGGTCGCCGACATCGTCGGCAAGGCCATCCAGGCGAGGAATCCGTACGCATGACGAGCTACGCCGACCTCGAACGGGAGATCGACCGGGGCACCCGGCCGGACCTGCTGCGCGGCTGGGTGCTGGACGTGCTCGCCGATGTCGCCGACGGGCGGCGGGCCCTGCGGGCCGTCCGGCACCCGCTCGGGTTCACCTGCCTGCCGGTCGAGCGCGACGGGCCGGACGGGATCTGCGTGCACGCCTGGCCGGCCGACCCGCCGCCGGTGCGGCCGACCACCTCGACCATGCACTCGCACAGCTGGGACCTGCTCAGTCACGTGCTGCACGGCACGGTCCGCAACGAGCTGATCGACATCGACGACGCCGCCGCCGACCCGGCCTGGCGGATCTACGAGGTGCACAGTTTCGGCGAGGTGGACGAGATGGCCGCCACCGACCGGTTGGTCACCGCGACGACCGCCACCGTGGAGACGCACTCGGCCGGCGACTCGTACGCGCTGCGCGCCGGCGGATTCCACACCTCGGAGGTCGACGCCGGCGCGCCGGCGGTGACCGTGGCGCTCGGCCGGACCACTCCCGGCGCGTGCGACCTGAGCCTCGGCGCGGTGGACGGGCGCAGCCACCGGGTACGCCGGGACCGCTGCGACGCGGCGGAGACCGCGCGGATGGCGCGGGAGATCGCGCGACTGGTGGCACGGGGCTGACTGGCTGGAGGAGCCGTGGACGTGGAGCCGAACAGAGGCGGGCCCGACCTGCGCGACGCGCACCGGTTCGCGGTGGAGGCGGCCCGGGCGGCGGGCCGGCTGCTGCGCCGGGGCACCCGGGGCGAGATGCACGCCCGGGCCAAGAACGACTCCGGTGACCTGGTCACCGATCTCGACCTGGCCGCCGAACGGCTGATCGTGGACCGGATCCGGGCCCGCTGGCCGGAGCACGGGGTGATCGCCGAGGAGGGCGGCGAGTACGCCCCGGACACCACCTGGGCGTGGCTGGTGGATCCGCTCGACGGCACCAACAACGTGGCGATCGGGCTCCCCGCGTACGTGGTGGGTATCGCCCTGTGCGAGCGCGGCTCGCCGGTGCTCGGCGTGGTGCACGACCCGGTCGCCGGCCACACCTGGTCCGCGGTCCGGGGCCGGGGCGCGTTCGTGCACGCCTCCGGCCCGGTGGGCCGCCCGCTGCGCGCCGCCCACCGGCCGGTGCCGGCCGCGCCGGTGCTGGCCTGGACCCAGGGGCACGAGGTACGCCGGGACGA
Coding sequences within it:
- a CDS encoding MFS transporter encodes the protein MTATTSVSSTRWPRAFRYVYAASLTESVGFQVGYLAIPVLAVVALAATPGQVGLLAVLGTAAFLLIGLPAGVWVDRTPRRTVLVAAGGTRAVLYASVPLAWWADALTLGQLYAVVLLVGVATVFGDVAAQSVLPELIGRERLVAANSLLMTTNAVVQIGGRGLGGLLVQALGAPFALALNAVTHLLAALALSRIRPVTAPVGKRPAGGFGRELGEGVRHVLGGGVLRPLAVSLAGINLTVNLMTTMLPVVFLRELRLDAGALGLFLGVGGVGALLGAVTARPLAARIGAGRALWLPGLLVAPAGALVALVDHGPWLWLAGFGWLALAWRTGIGNVIGVSLRQRVTPDRLLGRMNATFRFLLTGAIAVGAGLAGLLGQYAGPRAPLWVGAAGAALTWLPLYLTRKRLPHGTD
- a CDS encoding helix-turn-helix domain-containing protein, with product MPIVVRIDVELAKRKMSVGEFAERVGLTPANVAVLKNGRAKAVRFSTLEAMCRVLGCQPGDLLEYVEDGEEP
- a CDS encoding DUF2975 domain-containing protein — translated: MLTAQRAVTPLRAFLVLLFGILVLFQTMSLPGQFAHMAREDPDMAYLRWPATAVTIFWVLCVQVVIVCTWQLLTLVKNDRIFTPASLAWVDGIVWAIAAAWVVLVGVFLYVGFHADDPGLPLLLFLLTTGVSVLGLLMVVMRALLRQATTLRTDMEAVI
- a CDS encoding DinB family protein translates to MPTERIGPPLRAGERETLRAFLDFHRATLALKCEGLTEEQLRRPASPPSTLSLLGLLRHMAEVERTWFRRVIAAEDVPLIWSETGDFQAAYDVREADGAQAWEAWRREVAHARRIEREAESLDVTGHQARWGEDVSLRLVMLHMIHEYARHNGHADLIREAVDGTVGA
- a CDS encoding alpha/beta hydrolase, with product MARIRCDFFSAALGMGTSMTVLLPDAGAAGIGMPGAVTDGDPPVLYLLHGLTDDDTVWTRRTSIERYVAPLGLAVVMPQVQRSFYCDEAHGNRYWTFLTEELPEVCRSFFRLSARREDTFVAGLSMGGYGAVKWALRHPDRFAAAASLSGALDVVRRRDHPTRPVDPAVWHTVWGDQPAPKHDDTVGLLDRAGADLPALYVACGTEDFLHEDNVRFVDAARRRGVPLTVDFGPGDHEWGYWDARIQDVLAWLPLRRP
- a CDS encoding RtcB family protein — encoded protein: MGFTPLAGTRAPVRVWTDPYTIEAQAARQLRNIGALPWVHGVAVMPDVHFGKGATVGSVIAMRQAVSPAAVGVDIGCGMSAVRTSLTAVDLPDDLASLRSAIEAAIPVGFAMREDAVDPRRIRGLEQAGWDDFWRRFGTLDRKVAQLETRARRQLGTLGGGNHFIEVCLEQGGPDDGRVWLMLHSGSRNIGKELAERHMAVARGLPHNTDLPDRDLAVFLAGTPEMEAYRRDLWWAQEYARRNRAVMLALLCQVVREAFPRVGYDEPISCHHNYVAEESYDGVDVLVTRKGAIRAGRGDLGIIPGSMGTGSYIVRGRGNPDAYCSASHGAGRRMSRGQAKRTYSTEDLAAQTAGVECRKDAGVVDEIPGAYKDITQVMAQQDDLVEVVAHLKQVVCVKG
- a CDS encoding ArsR/SmtB family transcription factor, whose product is MREAPVLRVALGVRDLAGVRFAISPLWEVVASVRALRSPESFPAHQLWRDQVAPRLAGVDWRLLADLVPVPTVVIPGFVCPAPPAALPELETELTALVATPPDLVRAGLAELPPTRSPRLAALHDDPTTGLAHLASVIDDYAAVAIAPYWPRMRTLLEREIMVAAGRMAADGLRGLLDGIDRHVSWDDGTLRVDHLTRAGAVDLGGRGLVLVPSVFAGARVWSNLTERPAQPLLRYPAGAVGTLWERSVAPPSTALARVLGRTRAVLLHELAVPASTTELARRRGLSAGTVSHHLTALRDAGLVGTHRAGRFLLYARTGSGEALVDGAGPG
- a CDS encoding zinc-dependent alcohol dehydrogenase family protein; translated protein: MKALVYGGPGEKSWSEIPDPTVAGPRDAIVRVDAVTICGTDLHILGGDVPEVQPGRVLGHEAVGTVVAVGDGVANLTEGDRVLASCISACGVCRYCREGVYGQCLGGGGWILGHTVDGVQAEYARIPFADLSTYRLPETVSDEAAVLLADILPTSYEVGVLNGGVRPGDTVVVVGAGPIGLAAIQTARLFSPTHVIAVDKAQSRLDAAKRFGADLTVLADDDPLEVVRSVTAGLGADVAIEAVGVPASFELCTTLVRAGGRVANIGVHGAPATLHLERLWIRDVTITTGLVDTRTTPKLLDMLVAGQLDTAHMVTHRYALDQIVEAYDVFSRPAETGALKVVLTRR
- a CDS encoding HD domain-containing protein; protein product: MTSDALHRALTDPGDPPLLPLPGVATELLAALAAPPRLGAHLRLVHDVAWHLTAAFADRFPAVPFDRQAVLFGAAVHDLGKVEHPAELTGPGAEHEEAGYQLLLRFGVPEERARFAVTHAAWHSPGVQLEDLLVSLADKVWKGRRVTDLEQLVVDRLAGITGQERWQTFLELDDVLAELAADADRRLAFQAEHPVYG